The Helianthus annuus cultivar XRQ/B unplaced genomic scaffold, HanXRQr2.0-SUNRISE HanXRQChr00c013, whole genome shotgun sequence nucleotide sequence TTGCTCTCAGACGGACGAAATTCAAGAACAGAAGAAGTCACTTTCATGGTGCTGCCTGCACACTTACGGCACGACATCCTCCTAGGAAGAGAATCACAGGGAGACTTCAGCATGATTTGCTCTGCACCACACTCGGCCATCGGATTCCCAACGGAAACAGGCATCGCACTGATATACGCAAGCAAGGAAGTCTTAGCAACAGATGAAATGAGGCCTACAAAAGCAAGTAAACCAGCGCCACGCGCAGAGGCAGAAAAATGGGTGTTGAACAGCGCTCACCCAGAACAAACAGTTACCCTGGGACCAGCGATGTCCGATCTAACGCGCACAACGCTCAAGAAGTTGTTACATGAGAATATGGACGTGTCCGCCTGGACACCAGCTGACatggttggtgttccacggcaCATTGCAGAGCACTGTCTGAACGTCTCAGAAGACGCAAAACCAGTGGTGCACGCCAAACGCCACCTGGGTGATATAAAGCATGACGCCATGAAAGAGCAAGTACTAGAACTACTAAATGCAGGCATCATCAGAGAAGTCAGATACCAAACTTGGGTAGCAAGCCCAGTGATGGTAAAGAAACCAAACGGCAGctggagaatgtgcgtcgactaCAAAGACTTAAACAAGGCATGCCCGCGCGACTGCTACGCCTTACCAGACATAGACGAGAAAATCAATTCTTTGGCAACATTCAGGTGGAAATGCTTTCTTGATTGCTACAAGGGGTATCACCAAGTTCAAATGGTCGTCCAAGATGAAGATAAGACGGCATTCCGCACGCCAACAGGGCTGTATTgtgatgtggggtaaaatacacatatttgtcccatgtaaattgtataatttttatatagattttatttagttttagtgttatattatattatttcgTGTTTtgccaggtcctggtgcaaatgtaGCAAAAACGAATAATATggaaataaccagccagttgggcagagtaGAACGCCAGTGACCGAATAAAAATTGCAGCCATTTTTCGTGATTGGGTCGAGCCCACTAATctctatattattattactattatttaaggccatatatgtaaaagaaataaacaaatgtTATGTTTTTCATACGTATGCACAAAGGAACAACTTCAGCCAATCATATATAAGAAACTTGGACAAATAGGTAACTTGATGGGTGATTTTTTATGGACGGCAGCTTGGCAGGCCCATTAAGGGATACATCAATTCAATTGGCCGCAAGTTAGAGGGATTCCATATATTAATAAAGGAGGGCAACCATATGAGAAAAAAGGAGGATAGAAGAAAATATATGGCTGAACATCGGAGGGGACGGCAGCAACGATCAGACGCACGAAGATACATTCTTAGATATTGTTTTTGAAGGCGATTTACATATGATCAAGGCTAAAGAATCATTGGATTGAAGGTCAAGAAGCTTGGAAAGCAAGGGATTAACGGGTTTCGCTACTTAATTTCCTTAGTTTTCTATTTTTCTTGTTTGATATCTATGAATTCTTGTTTGAAACTTCGTTTGATTGTTTTTAAGACCATGTTTCTCGGCTAGATCTTTATTAACTACCTAGGTTATGACAATAgtttaataaagtttggatttttattcggttcttggcgtggttgtggatttttcttgcattgtaaaaactatgggaatttaacttggtgtGTATGCGTGCTTGTGACTATTTTATTATTGATTATTGCTTCGTATaatccttggtgacggtctttatcacataatagggttgtgctagggttcttgatttaggtgagtgtctatatcacgtaatagatcattaatcctttagggtgaaaatctagtaagtaaccttagaagtaatattcagtaatttaataaaatcaagtgtgctgctaaacttgtcgctgagaggctcgaggttattaataggtctcggtttggttataagtccttaacattccattgtctattaaaccaagattaaaacccgtagttgctttagacgttcgcgcggcaaggtagaacgtcttacataggcactttcaagaaactagaggactgaAAGGAAAATCTAGAAAGCCGgtgagcgtaacagcctaggtagtgccacaagaatcgccttgagagtgtttgaggggcttagtggtgtcttaataggtttagtatctaAAGATCctggttccacaccacaaaattatcgaatagaaatccattctgagtttagcttgcgtctagcctaggtagtttTGATCACCACTGGTCAAAGCCTTCGTTCGAGTTCgtgttagttatttagctaaTCTAGTTTAGTCGTTATTTGCATTATTTAGGATTTCTAGAAACCccccaatcaataaacaattatttaaagtccgtgtcagtctaggtctagatagagtcattaACGTAAtttagtagagtctcttgggttcgatactcggacttccttaggctatactgcatcgatcggtacacttgccggtcgtgtggtttagggtttagagagtcttagttttataaatttaaagcttagagagtctagaattagggtaattttagttgtttttaattaacccattttcagcacatcaagtttttggcgccgttgccggggactcttggcgattgcgttgattactttgtttggacttgATTGACATTATACGTGCTACGTGCTATTtgtttgagtcgtaggagtctagatttatttgtttctttttgttttagTTTGTCGAGTCAGTTGTTAGTCTTCTTCTTGTTCATCTCCACCTAGTCCACCACCCGTAGCTCACATGGCCCGTAGGACAGTCTACGATCAGGCGACCACTGGCTTTGCCGGTGGGAATTCCCCCATCACCCTTCCAGACATTCCGAACGATCGGTCTTGGCGGATTCCTTCCTACATCATGACGGCCATCACCAATTCATGCCAGTTTCATGGACGTGACGACGAGGATGCACCCGCTCACATCAACCGCATCACTCGTCTTTGCAGCACCTTCTCCATTGTGGGGGTGAACCTCGATGCTCGATTTCTTCAGATCTTTCCATTCTCAATCGCTGGACGCGCAGCCGTCTGGTTCGATTCTCAGCCCGCAGGCACTTTCACCACTTGGGCAGGTCTCCGTGATGCTTTCTTAGCCAAGTACTTTCCACCAGCCAAGGTATCTCGCCTTCGTGATCAGATCCACTCCTTCCGCATGGAGCCTGATGAGCCGTACCACTTGGCGTGGGAGCGTTTTCAGACGCTTCTTTCCCGTTGTTCACAGCATGGTTTGTCTGATTGGGCGTTAGTTGAAAAATTCTACAATGGTCTTACTCCTGAGATTAGAGCTCGTTTCGATACTTCAGCAGGGGGGCAACTTATGGGCAAGAAGACAGTAGCTGAGTGTAACGATTTGTTTCAAAGTTTTGCCCATTCTGACATGGATTACAGCACTACCAGCAGGACTTCCATTCCTGTTCGTACCTCCTCGGCCGGTCGAGGGGTAAACCAAGTTAGCTTGGATCCATCGGTAGCTGCTGCTATGATCAAGAGAGTCAGAGAGGAGTTGAGGCAAGAGATGAGGCGAGAGCTGAGTGAGATTAAGAAGATAGTTGATAGGTGTGAGGTCTGTAGGGGAGGTCACGACACGCTCGATTGTCCCACTCTTACTCTAGAGCAGGTTGAGTTCATAGCTGGTCAGTCTAGGGGTCAatttagtaataataataatatttttaactCCAGCTGGCAGGGTAGTGGTAGTAGTAGTGGATGTCGCCCTTCTGGCGATCCCCCTGGTTTTCCATCGAGTCAGTATCAAAGTAGGGGGACTGATTTATATCAGAGTGGTCAGTATACTGGTTTGAGTAGGCAGTTTGCTAGTGGGGGACCGACTCAGGAGAGTCAAGGCAGTGGAAAGGCTCCTGAGGTTAGTACGAACAGGTTGGAGGAGATGTTCGCCCAGATGATGACGCAGACTCAGGCGTTCATGAAAAATCAGGAGCAGACGAATAGAAACCACGAACTTCAGCTTAAAAATCAAGAGTCTACTCTTTTAGATCTTCAGAGGTCAGTAGGGGATATAGCTAGGCAGTTGAGAGAGTCCCCCTCTAGTCAGTTTTCAGGTACCACTCACCCGGTTAACCATTCTGTGAAAGCCATCACTACTCGTAGTGGGATGAGTCTAGGAGAGGTCGCGAGAGAAAGTGTTGAGTTAGAGAGTGACGCTGAGGTAGATGAGGAAATAGAGATGGAGGCCCCAGGTAAGGTGCAACATAGGCTAGACCCAGCACGTACCGCACATACCGAGGAGCCTCAGGTTGAGAAGAAAGTAGAGAAGCAGCCGGTTAGGGCTAGGCCACCGCCAGTGATTGATTATTCCCGTCTTCCGTTTCCCGCCCGTACTAAGCAGCAGCAATATGCTAGGGAATACGAGAAGTTTCTTACGATGTTCACCCAGCTAAAGGTGAATCTTCCGTTCATAGAGGCCCTGAGATCCATGCCCAAATACGCCAAGTTCCTTAAGGATTTTCTCAAGCGTAAGGATAAGATAGGTGAGTGTTCTAGTACTCCATTGAATGGAGGTTGTTCTGCAGTGATCTTGACTAAACTTCCTGAGAAACTCACTGATCCGGGCATATTCACGATCCCGTGTTTGTTTGGTGGTGATGTTCAAAACCACGCGTTGGCAGACCTTGGTGCTAGTATTAATTTGATGCCATATTCATTTTACGAAAAACTAGGCCTTGGTGATTTGAAGCCAACTCGAATGACCCTCTCGTTAGCGGATAAGTCAGTTAAGTATCCTCGTGGGATAGTGGAGAATTTGTTAGTGAAGGTGGACAGGGTTGTCTTTCCAGCGGATTTTGTAGTGCTAGATATGGAGGCTGATGAAAAAGTGTCGTTGATTTTAGGGCGCCCGTTCTTGAACACCGCTAAAGCGCTTATAGATGTCTTCTTAGGCACAATTACACTTAGAGCGGGCGACGAGTTGGTAGTTTTCAAGGTGAATACTACGAGAGGGTCGAGTGATCGAGTCGAAGCGATCGCATTGTTGAAGGAGAGTGGGAAGGTTGAGAGTGCCGAGAAAGAGGTGGTGACTGAGCCGAGTGTGGAAAAGGTGTTAAAACCCAAGTGTGGGGATCCACCTGATAGGAGAGTTGAAGAGTTGGAAGAGAGGTTGATGAGGTTAGAATCTAGGATAGAGACACTGAGCAGGGCTCAGTGTGGGGATAGATTTCGATATGAAACATCTAGATTCAAACCGCCCGATGACGAGTTGAGAGATTGTGAGAGATATGGGGGAGTTTGGAGAAATGCGGGAAATGATAGGTTTGATAGTGCTGCAGCCCGTAGTAGTTGGTATGGAGGTGAGCTGCGCTTATATGATCCTCCATGAGTGCGTAGACAGTTGTGCACcatttgtagagtttgtatattgAGTCTTTTATTTTGTATCATGAGTCTAAGTTAGTAGTTTTTGAGTCATTTGTGTCGAGTCGGTATTGCTTTGgtgtttgcttgtttttgttgatGCAGGTTcgaatatgtaccacccgtactcaatctccattcgggtgattttggagctgcttaCCAGAGATCAGGCATTTATTGAGCATACCAGTTAGAGTCAAGCCGatcgcgaacgaaatgctatacgatcgagctggattggacgagagaTTTGGGGCTTATGCGTCATATTACCAGCTAAGTCATTTCCAATTTGCCCTTGgtcttttatttcttatttatttttagttttttgagtcggtttccatcctacattgagggcaatgtaaagtttaagtgtggggatgggaactagTGTTCAGTGTGTCTAGTTAGTAGTGTCTTGAGtcataaaaaaattcaaaaaacggcattccgcacgcCAACAGGGCCGTCCAAGTTCAAAGGGCCATCCAAGATGAAGATAAGACGGCATTCCGCACGCCAACAGGGCTGTATTGCTACACCAAGATGCCTTTCGGCTTGAAGAATGCGGGCGCAACCTACCAAAGATTGATGAACGAAACATTCAGTGACGCCATTGGCAAGTACATAGAAGTCTACATGGATGACCTGGTGATTATGAGCAAAGAAGAAGGCACGATGCTGGTCAACATCCAAAAGACCTTCAACACGCTACGCAACGTAAGTATCAAGCTGAACCCAGCAAAGTGCTCATTCGgaatggaagaaggaaagttctTAGGCTTCATCGTCATAAAAGATGGCTTTAAGGTGAATCCGGAAAAATTCCAAGCTATAGAAAGGATGCCCTCACCATCAAACATCAAAGACATGCAAAAGTTAGCAGGACGACTAGCCGCGCTCAACCGTTTCCTAGCTAATCATGCTGCAAAATCCATTCCGTTCATCAAAACCTTGCGCAATTGTATGAAGAAAAGTCAGTTccaatggactccggaagcagagaatgcgttccgcgagatgaaagattgCCTCATCAAACTGCCAACCCTAACCGCACCAAACAAGGGAGAACCTTTGGTACTTTACCTTTCAGCTTCCGATAGGGCAGTCGGAGCTGTGCTGCTTGTCGATCGTCAAGGTGTCCAGACACCAGTTTACTACGTGTCACGAACCTTGACCGATCCAGAAACCCGATATGCTATCATGGAAAAGTTAGTCCTTGCACTAATTCACGCTTCAAGGCGGCTGCGCAGATACTTTGCCAATCACGTCATCCACGTGCTAACAAACTACAACATCGGCAACATCCTTGCAAGACCGGAAGTATCAGGAAGGCTAGCCAAATGGGCAATAGAACTGGGAGGTCACAATGTGGTTTTCAGACCATGACCATCAATCAAAGGCCAAGTTTTGGAAGATTTTATGACAGAAGTTCCGGACGACAAGGAAAGAGAGTGCAAAGCCATGGAAAACACCGAGAAAAAGCAAACAGAAGAGCCATGGTTGTTATACACCGATGGAGCGTCCAACGAAGACGGCGCAGGCGCAGAGCTTAGGCTAGTAAGCCCCGATAAACATGAATTCACATACGCAATACGCCTGGATTTTAAGAGCACAAACAACGAAGCAGAGTATGAAGCTTTCCTAGCTGGCTTACGATTGGCGATCAAAATGGGGGTCCGACACATCGAAGCGCATGTGGACTCCATGCTGGTAGCAGGGCAAATAAACGGCCAATACGAAGCCAAAGGGGATGTCATGGCACTCTATCTCAGTCAAGCAAAAACATTGCTACAAACCTTCTATTCCTACAAGGTGCatcacataaacagaagcgagaacaagcCATCAGACGCGCTGAGCAAGCTCGCATCAACAAGTTTTCAGCACCTAGCAAAGGATGTGCGCATAGAGGTTTTGAGCAACCCATCCGTTCCACTCAGAGAAGTAAGTGTCATCCAGACAGGAACAACGTCCTGGATGACACCGATAATCATGTACTTGCAGTCAGGGATACTTCCCGAAAACAAAGCCGAGGCGCGAAAGATCCAATACAAATCAGAACACTATCAGATGGCAGATGGGATACTGTACCGAAAGTCGTATCTTGGCCCGCTGCTAAGATGCGTCGACGCTGAAGACGCAAACTACCTAATCCGGGAAGTTCACGAAGGAATTTGTGGCATTCATGCCGGGCCTCGAATGGTGGTagcaaaagtgatgaatgccgGATACTACTAGCCCAGGATGCATCTGGACGTTGTGAAAGAGTTGAGGAAGTGCAGTGGCTGCCAGAGACATGCGCCAAAGACCATACGCCCCAAAAATGAACTAGTACCAGTCACAACTGCATGGCCTTTTcaacaatggggcatagacatggtaggTCCTTTCCAGAAGCACCAGGGGCAGTCAAATTTATAATAGTCGCAGTCgactatttcaccaaatgggtggaGGCGAAAGCACTTGCATCAACCACATCGGCAGTCGTCAAACGATTCATATGGGAGCAAATCATATGCCGCTTTGGCCTACCTCTCAGAATCATCACCGATACGGAACTAACTTCGCAGCAGACGacctcgaacgatggttcaaagaCCTACATATCGAGCATACCTTCTCTTCGGttgcacacccgcaagggaacggtcaAGTAGAGGCAGTCAACAAAAGTATCGTTGATGGGATCAAGGCAAGGTTAGGCGAGAAGAGAAGAGGATGGGTAGACGAACTGCCCAGCATATTGTGGGCCCATAGGACAATGCCAAAGACAAGCAACGGCGAGACACCGTTCAGCCTAGTCTATGGGTCCAAGGCAGTCATTCCAGCAGAAATCGGGCTACCATCTCCACGAATGCTCTCAATGAACTTAATTAACAACGAAGAGGAAAGGAGGATCaacctggacctcctagaagaacggagagagatggcagcaataaacgaggccaagtacaaaacgaAGTTGGAAAAATATTACAACTCCAGAGTCCGAGTCTGCACTTTTAACCCTGGAGACTATGTCCTAAAAGACAATGAAGCTTCCAACGCAGAAAAGCCCGGaaaactggctcccaaatgggaaggcccatacgtAATCGATGCAGTACTCGGCAAGGGAGCTTACAAATTGCGCACCATCAACaacaaagaggttccacgaacctggaatgcTCAACAACGCCGAAAGTGCTACATGTAAAACAACTATGTAATCGTAAAGGGCGAACTGCCAACACATTTActataatacaagaagtgtttggctacctTTATTTTatgcaaatttcttgtcacaactgcatttattactttgggcgtacacgaaaacatcaatggctcgaccataggaaacgttgtagacctccaagggtCGTCACAGCTAAGTGCACGAccgggtcagaaacacaaccaaagcctaaaAAACGCCAAAAtaaaacttcgtgcccacataaacacgaaaaaatcgatagcaaggtaactaaacattgtaatgctcTCAAGGCTGAACacagctga carries:
- the LOC110926676 gene encoding uncharacterized protein LOC110926676; the encoded protein is MARRTVYDQATTGFAGGNSPITLPDIPNDRSWRIPSYIMTAITNSCQFHGRDDEDAPAHINRITRLCSTFSIVGVNLDARFLQIFPFSIAGRAAVWFDSQPAGTFTTWAGLRDAFLAKYFPPAKVSRLRDQIHSFRMEPDEPYHLAWERFQTLLSRCSQHGLSDWALVEKFYNGLTPEIRARFDTSAGGQLMGKKTVAECNDLFQSFAHSDMDYSTTSRTSIPVRTSSAGRGVNQVSLDPSVAAAMIKRVREELRQEMRRELSEIKKIVDRCEVCRGGHDTLDCPTLTLEQVEFIAGQSRGQFSNNNNIFNSSWQGSGSSSGCRPSGDPPGFPSSQYQSRGTDLYQSGQYTGLSRQFASGGPTQESQGSGKAPEVSTNRLEEMFAQMMTQTQAFMKNQEQTNRNHELQLKNQESTLLDLQRSVGDIARQLRESPSSQFSGTTHPVNHSVKAITTRSGMSLGEVARESVELESDAEVDEEIEMEAPGKVQHRLDPARTAHTEEPQVEKKVEKQPVRARPPPVIDYSRLPFPARTKQQQYAREYEKFLTMFTQLKVNLPFIEALRSMPKYAKFLKDFLKRKDKIGECSSTPLNGGCSAVILTKLPEKLTDPGIFTIPCLFGGDVQNHALADLGASINLMPYSFYEKLGLGDLKPTRMTLSLADKSVKYPRGIVENLLVKVDRVVFPADFVVLDMEADEKVSLILGRPFLNTAKALIDVFLGTITLRAGDELVVFKVNTTRGSSDRVEAIALLKESGKVESAEKEVVTEPSVEKVLKPKCGDPPDRRVEELEERLMRLESRIETLSRAQCGDRFRYETSRFKPPDDELRDCERYGGVWRNAGNDRFDSAAARSSWYGGELRLYDPP